Genomic DNA from Deltaproteobacteria bacterium:
CAGCTCACGGCATAGATGCTGTGGGGCTCTTCTGGAGTTGCCCATGAGCCGCTTAACACTACGATTACCGGAAACGCTCCATCGTCAATTAGAGACGCTAGCCAAGCGTGAGCAGACGTCTTTGAACCAATACCTCGTCTATGCCTTGACACGCCAAGCGGCAGAGGCGTACACAGTACACGAGTTCTCCGAAGGGGCAGTCGCTCAACAGCGAGTGGCGTTTGACGCCTTGCTCCAGCACTTGGGACCGGCATCGTCTGAGCAGATCGAGAAGGTCCTAGCCCAGCGCGAGCGAACCGCACTCGAGAGAGGGTTAAGTCCAAAAATCATCAAGCGAGTACGGAAGCGTCTTGCCAGTCAACGCTCAATCTCAGCGAGACCTCGGGGAGAAGCACAGGCGCCTGCCTAGCCTTGCGCGCCACCGCATCGCTGCCCGGTGGCGGTTCTAGCCGAAGGATGTCGCAGTTGGCCGAGCCACCGCACGGGGAAACCAGCCCTATTGTGGGTTGATATCGGGACAGACGATCAGATTGGGAGGATATCCCGGCGAGAAAAGCCGTGCCCCCTGAACTCAGAGATCCCAGTGTGAATGGAGCAATGGCAGAGACGAAGCACGTGACGAACTTCATCGAGGCGTTTTGGTTGTTGACTTCTTATCGTGTCGGGCATACCAGGTTCCTGTCATGGCGTCTTGAGGCCGTTGATAATAGGCACGGGGCGAAACTGCCTGAAAATCCAGTCAATATCGTATTATCAGGGCAAAAGGGCTTGATAATCAATGGTTAGACTCCAGAACACCAAACAGGAAATGAACAATGCAATTTGGAATCTATGTCCCAAACTTTGGAGCGTATGGAGATCCGCACAATCTGTTGACCCTGGCCAGTGAAGCCGAAGCTGCAGGCTGGGATGGCTTCTTTCTCTGGGATCATCTCCTCCTCTATCGGCAGGCGGATATCCCGGTCGTCGATGCGTGGGTCGCCCTGGCGGCCATCGCGGCTCGGACGGAGCGGATACGACTGGGGCCACTGATTACCCCCGCTGCGCGTCGTCGCCCTTGGAAGCTGGCACGGGAAGTGGTATCGCTTGATCACCTGTCGCGCGGACGCACGATCCTGGGAGTTGGCCTAGGGGCACCGGCGGATGCGGAATTTCAATGCTTTGGTGAAGATCCTGC
This window encodes:
- a CDS encoding toxin-antitoxin system HicB family antitoxin, yielding MSRLTLRLPETLHRQLETLAKREQTSLNQYLVYALTRQAAEAYTVHEFSEGAVAQQRVAFDALLQHLGPASSEQIEKVLAQRERTALERGLSPKIIKRVRKRLASQRSISARPRGEAQAPA